The sequence TCGTGCTCTCCctcgtcctcatcctcatcatcttctATCCGTAAATTGACCTTCTTACGCCGACGCGACACCAGGGTATCTTCGCCGTCTTCATCGAGGTGGCCGGTGTCACGCATCCTCTCATCTCGTTCGTCTGCAGTTGGCGGGCTACCGTTGCTAGCTGGAGCGCCTGTCTCTTCGTCGCTTTCAGACTCAACAACAATCTCGCTGCTCTTGTATTTACTTGACTTGGCCGTCGCTCTTCTTTCCAAACGTCTTCGCTTTCTTGGAGCGGGCTGGTCTTCGGCATCGGAAGTGGCAGGTGTGCGTGAGCTAGCTGCGCTCTTAGCTCTGGACTTCCTCGACGGTTCTCgttctccatcttctcctttcttttttcgcTTGCCACCAGAAGCCTTCTTCCTTTTAACCCTGTCTCCCGTCTCGGAGTCAGTAGTGTACTCAGCAGCTTCTCTTgccttctcttcttcagccCGAATAGCAGCAAGCCGCTGGGCCTCTTCGACCATCTGCTGTCTCTCTTCCGCAATCTGGCGCTTCCTTTCTGCTTCGGCCTCCTCGGCCTTACGCCGTTTTTCTTCTCGTCGTCTCTGTTCAGCGTCACGGGCCTCCCGAGCTTGTTGCAACTTGGCGGCATTCTTTTCTTCATACTCTTTCTGGCTTTGTAAAGCACGCTGAAGTTGATTGATTGTTGTGTTTCTGATCATGTTCGCTCGCTGTTCAAGTGAGATAGGCGGATAAGGTGGATTCGGTGCTTTTGCAATTTTTTCAAATGTCACCACGGCTTCGTCAAGTCCGCTCAGGGCTTCTTCGATCTCCTGGGACGTCTTTTGCGTCTCTGGAAGATTCGAGGCGAGATGAGCAATTTCGTTTTGGACGAAAGCAATGTTGAAGTCAAGATGCTTCTGTTCGGGGGCCACGGCGCGAGCACGTTCCGCATACTCCAAAGCGGTCCTCATCGAAGTGATGCTTCGCTCTTGTTTGCCTTTCAGGAACCATACGCGGCCAAGGCAAGAGAGAATCTGTGGGTCCTTGGCCCTATCTTTTGAGAGAGCAATCTCATACTGCTTGTAGGTTAGCTAGCGCCACACCGCGATATTTGTGAACGGATCCTTACGTTTTCAATAGACTTGGAGAATTGCCTTAGTTCTGCAAAGACGTGTCCCAAGTTCAGGTAAACACTTGCGTCCCGTATAGAATCTCGAACTTTAGAAAATACTTGAACCGCTGATGCATAATCTTTTCTGTCATCAACCAATGCAATTGCAATTCCTTGGGCGGCATATGCATTCTTCGGGTCTAGTTGAAGGGCTTTATCGAAAAATTCAACGGCTCGTTCGTATACCTTCCTACGCTTTTCTCGATCTTGCTCTCCATCCCGTCTCATGTCTCGAGCCACCATTAGGTGTATGTTACCCATAGCGGTCAAGGAGTATCGATCGTGTTTGTCATAACCTTGAAGAGTATGTTTATGATGTCGCTGCTCATGATCTTCCGCGATATTGGCAGTTCGACGTTTTGATTTATTGAGATACCATCCAAAAAGGGCGCGGACTTCCAAGTTGGTAGCTTCTGCTTCGTACAGCTTTGCCATCTTCTTTGGCCCTTCATCAGTTGGGCTCTGACGGAGTGCCATATACGTGAGACGGGCATTAGCTTCGGTGTAGTCACTATGCCTTTCCAAAAGTCCTTTGTATACTTTCTCGGCTTCTTCTGGCATTCCCGCAGTTTCGTACGTACGCCCGAGATTGTAACTGATCGTTGTAACAAGCGCATCCGTATCGGTTCCATCATCTTTCTCCTGTGTTTTCACACAGGCGTTGAGAGCGGTTTGGAACATATTTCGAGCTTGTTCAATTTTATCGGCCTGATAGAAGAAGCAGCCCATGTTGTTGAGTAGCTGAGGAGCCAAACGTTCTCGGAGGATGTTGGTCATcgtttcttcatcttcaacaTTATCCGGTCTATCCTCTTGTGGAATTTGGGCAAGTTGTATCTGTTCAATCTGAGAAAGGCATTGCATGCTCTTCTCCGGAGCGCTGGTCTCATACAAGCGAGCAAGGTAGAGCAGTACGGATATATCTGgagatattttcttcttctcatccTTCCACGAGGCGCGTACAGCTTCAAGGAGACCAATGGCCTTCTTAATTTCGGTGgatttatcttctttattaccGCTAGCCAGGGCTTCAAATATTTCTTCAGCATAAAGAGAGCCTAGCAGCGTCATCGCTTCCGGGTTTTTCTTCTGCTGGAATATCTTTTCAAGCCGAAATTTTGCCCCATCTTTGTCATGTGCCTTGATCTGCATCTGCACAGCTCCGAACTTAGCGGGGAGATATCCTTTATCCGAACCGCCTCTTGCCTGGTCGGATCGATTGTAGTATTCCTGCGCCTTCGACGGATCGCCCTCTTCATGTTCTTTACGTGCGAGCAAATACCAACCATCACTAGCAATGGCATTGACATCAGTGAGCTCAATGGCTTTCCTTGCAAGTGCCTCAACCGTCGGAAAATGCCTGCGGAGGAGGAAATAGCCGCCGAACATAGTGCAAGTCAATGGGTATTCCTTATCAAGTTTGAACGCTTTTTGGGTGTATTGAGTCATGGCAAGCTTGTATAAGGACCCAAAGGCAGGATCGGTTGTTGCGTGACGAGAGCTATCGTAAAGGTAATACGCAGCGAGGAGGATGTTTGCAACTTTGGAGTTGGGATTCTAGAAGACGTTAGATAAAATTTAACttagagaagaagagagcgTTATACCAGAGCAAGGGCGCGGTTCCAAGCTGCTTTAGCCTGGTCCTTAAAATCAAGCTGCCATAGGCAGCAACCGATACCGATTCGCGGATCAGGATCTGTCATGTTTGGCATTTTCATCAGGACATCCTGATACCCTTCCAGAGCTTCAGCGTAGCGTCCCAACATGTACTGGGCTCTTGCTCGACCCAGTATAGCCATGACATTTCTATTCCCGAGAGCCTTGGAGGATTCATCGAAACATTTCAACGCTTGTCGCAGAGATTCTACTCTCTCGGAGGTGTCGACAGTGCCGGGTCTGATCGGCTTTGCTGGAGGCTGTAAAGATGCACGGAGGAGAGAAAGGACACCGCGCGCGAGGAAGAGCGGTGGGAAAGCCGGGTTCATCCGAGTGGCCTCATTGAGGGTAGCGGTTGCGGCTTGAAGATAGTAATCTTTTGTTCTCGCTTCGGACAGCAACTGTCCTTCCGGAGCGACTCTCGGAGCCTGCCTGCTCTTGAGCAAGTATAACCAACAGATCCAGTTCAGCAAGCCGAGCTTCTCCACCGACGCGCCATGAGATAGAGACGCAATCCCACGATTGAGGATCTCGATAGCGAGATCAAGTTGATTGTGCTTAGCATAAGCAAGAGAGATTATCACCCAAAAATTCTTTGTGGCCTGCTCATTGTCAAGGAGAGTACAGAGCTCGGTGGGATCTTCGGGGAGTTCTTCAAGGCTAATTTCGACTTCGGTGTCAAAGGAGGATGCCGGGATATCGATGGCAGAAGGGATATCGGAGAAGCGAAGATTTGCGGGAGGCGCATTAGCTACATTGTCCAGCGCGACGGTAGAGCCGTTCACATAGCCATTTTGAAAAGATGCCATAGTGGTGCGCAAGCCGGGGAGCTGTGAACACGGAGAATTGGTGAAGACCCACCGACGGAAATCAGATCACCATCACCACGCAACCATTCAATATGGGATTTGCCTGCTAGTATAGGGCGCGGTAGGGCAATCAGAACGCCACTGGAATGGGAGAAAAGAGTTTGCGCAAGAGAGGGACCGGCGAGCTTCGTCACGCTCCGAGTGCGAGAAATGTCAGGTTCTCCCGATCGAGCATTGGCGATGCTTGCAACGGGGCTGATTAAGCCACACCAGCCACATTTACAAGCCCATCTCTGTGGCTGGTGGGCCCATGAAAGTATGGTCACGTGACAAATCTCTTTCGGGTGAGGTCGCAACCGAATACGCACTGTATGAATTGTGTGCAATTTGGAAATAAGATTCTAATCCCTCTGCAAAGGATTATACCCCCTGTAGGCCAGCCCAGAATTTGTCCTTGTTCATGGAAGAGTTTGCCTTAATCATTTGTCATTCGTATAGCTAGCGGTAGACTTCTGGCATCTAACCTGCCATTAGCACTCGCTATCATGTAGTTCATCTAACTGCAGGAATTACTGATCAgctctacggagtatgcaGCTCGACACCGAAGGAGTTACCCGAAATAGTCGGTCAAAATTCCAAAATTTCTAACCAAGCAAGCCGCCCCtaaaaagcagaaaaacCAAAAGCCCCCGAATTCCTAATTCCAAATTTGTGGAAGGAACTTAAGAACTAAGCCCAATGTGATAAGAATTGTAAAGACTCTGCCGGCTTCACTCCAATGTCTGAGCCTGATTTCGCTTTCGATATAGCCATCATTAGCACTGCCTGTCGCCtggttcctctcctctttAAATCCTGTACTGGAGGTGGTTCCGGGTTCGAATGGCGGGAATCGGCCGGTTTCGGCAAACCGTTCAAGTAGCTGATCCTTCTCTCCCCATCTCTTATAAATCCAATCCTCGAACTCCTTCTGGTCGTTGAGTGGAATATCTAGAATAGCAAAACGCCGCCAATAGAAATTCACAGCCTTCGGAGGTCGCCCCCGCAGATACGTGGAACGAAGAGTGAAGTAGGATTCTGCATAGCTGCCTTTCCTATCTTCTTTGTCAACAATCCTTTCCTTAAACTCACGGGGGATCAAAGACACTACTTACGGTGGACCCTCGTAACCAACCGTGCAGTCGTACACATAATCGACAGTTCCTCTGAGCTTCTGGAGACAAAAGAACAACCCAGTGGAACGGGGGAGCAGCGTGTGTTTACGCGGAGCAATTCCTTGCTTCTCGCAATATGCATCGCTTCGTCTTTTGGTGTTTCGAGATAGGTTCGTGCCTTCGGGGTAGATAAGCAGCCACATGGGGTCGAAGACCGGTAAGCCATCGGGAGACTTTCCATGGCTGGTTTTCAATTTCTGCAAGCGATGCTGCAATCGTGGCTTATCCTCAATCCATTTGCGTGCCATGAAAATGAAACCGTACAGCATCATTCCCTGTCCGATAAAGGGGATATATTTGAGAGATTctttcaagataatatatatatatccgTGCATATTGCTCGTGTATGATACCCACCACAGGTAAAGCCAGTCTGTGTAGACTTGATGGTTCGCGATCAAGACAAGTCGCTCCGGGAATTTTGTTACAACCGTTCCATCATTTAGGAGGCTGAATTGGCCTTGCATGCTGCTATCCCCACTGATTCGAACTGGCGTTGGACTCGACCATTGTGTGAGTGCGGTAATTGTGATGCCAAAGAATCGCTTCGTCATCGCCATGTACGAATAAAACCACCGCTCGTTGACGAGGTAAAGTGGCAGACCTATAGCTTGAGTTGCAACGATAGAAATGCAGCAGCAATTGAACCATGTTACGATCAGCAAGCTGCGAACTATCTGGAGAAACAACCCATAATTCCCTTCGGGACGGGCGTATTTGTGTCGACCTGTGTCTCCTCGGTATGATGTCGAGTCAGACGCCAGCTCTGGTGCTGGCGGCTTGCGTTGTATCGGACCGTTGGACGACATGAGATCACTTTGTGCTTTACGAAGGCCGGAATCAGATGCCAGGTTCCAATGTGATCCTCCTTTCCCGAGGCGGCTGGCTCTTAGGCCGCTCTGTTGAGAACGTCAAACTTTTGACACCAGAGAGAAACCAGCGACTGGGCTCTCCTAACGTAGGATCGAGATGTGAAACCACACCTGAAAGTTCAACAGCTTTTCTCGTCTCCTTTGTTTCCACTCCACACGGAAGTGACGTGCGTATGGCGGTGTAA is a genomic window of Coccidioides posadasii str. Silveira chromosome 3, complete sequence containing:
- a CDS encoding uncharacterized protein (BUSCO:25161at4751~EggNog:ENOG410PISN~COG:P~BUSCO:815at33183), which codes for MASFQNGYVNGSTVALDNVANAPPANLRFSDIPSAIDIPASSFDTEVEISLEELPEDPTELCTLLDNEQATKNFWVIISLAYAKHNQLDLAIEILNRGIASLSHGASVEKLGLLNWICWLYLLKSRQAPRVAPEGQLLSEARTKDYYLQAATATLNEATRMNPAFPPLFLARGVLSLLRASLQPPAKPIRPGTVDTSERVESLRQALKCFDESSKALGNRNVMAILGRARAQYMLGRYAEALEGYQDVLMKMPNMTDPDPRIGIGCCLWQLDFKDQAKAAWNRALALNPNSKVANILLAAYYLYDSSRHATTDPAFGSLYKLAMTQYTQKAFKLDKEYPLTCTMFGGYFLLRRHFPTVEALARKAIELTDVNAIASDGWYLLARKEHEEGDPSKAQEYYNRSDQARGGSDKGYLPAKFGAVQMQIKAHDKDGAKFRLEKIFQQKKNPEAMTLLGSLYAEEIFEALASGNKEDKSTEIKKAIGLLEAVRASWKDEKKKISPDISVLLYLARLYETSAPEKSMQCLSQIEQIQLAQIPQEDRPDNVEDEETMTNILRERLAPQLLNNMGCFFYQADKIEQARNMFQTALNACVKTQEKDDGTDTDALVTTISYNLGRTYETAGMPEEAEKVYKGLLERHSDYTEANARLTYMALRQSPTDEGPKKMAKLYEAEATNLEVRALFGWYLNKSKRRTANIAEDHEQRHHKHTLQGYDKHDRYSLTAMGNIHLMVARDMRRDGEQDREKRRKVYERAVEFFDKALQLDPKNAYAAQGIAIALVDDRKDYASAVQVFSKVRDSIRDASVYLNLGHVFAELRQFSKSIENYEIALSKDRAKDPQILSCLGRVWFLKGKQERSITSMRTALEYAERARAVAPEQKHLDFNIAFVQNEIAHLASNLPETQKTSQEIEEALSGLDEAVVTFEKIAKAPNPPYPPISLEQRANMIRNTTINQLQRALQSQKEYEEKNAAKLQQAREARDAEQRRREEKRRKAEEAEAERKRQIAEERQQMVEEAQRLAAIRAEEEKAREAAEYTTDSETGDRVKRKKASGGKRKKKGEDGEREPSRKSRAKSAASSRTPATSDAEDQPAPRKRRRLERRATAKSSKYKSSEIVVESESDEETGAPASNGSPPTADERDERMRDTGHLDEDGEDTLVSRRRKKVNLRIEDDEDEDEGEHDDLFDEKPGSEGEEAKAGDDIGVDAEMKDAEDEE
- a CDS encoding uncharacterized protein (EggNog:ENOG410PIC2~COG:I~TransMembrane:5 (i49-74o80-99i147-167o173-194i403-421o)~BUSCO:6521at33183) → MSSNGPIQRKPPAPELASDSTSYRGDTGRHKYARPEGNYGLFLQIVRSLLIVTWFNCCCISIVATQAIGLPLYLVNERWFYSYMAMTKRFFGITITALTQWSSPTPVRISGDSSMQGQFSLLNDGTVVTKFPERLVLIANHQVYTDWLYLWWVSYTSNMHGYIYIILKESLKYIPFIGQGMMLYGFIFMARKWIEDKPRLQHRLQKLKTSHGKSPDGLPVFDPMWLLIYPEGTNLSRNTKRRSDAYCEKQGIAPRKHTLLPRSTGLFFCLQKLRGTVDYVYDCTVGYEGPPKGSYAESYFTLRSTYLRGRPPKAVNFYWRRFAILDIPLNDQKEFEDWIYKRWGEKDQLLERFAETGRFPPFEPGTTSSTGFKEERNQATGSANDGYIESEIRLRHWSEAGRVFTILITLGLVLKFLPQIWN